From the Panulirus ornatus isolate Po-2019 chromosome 58, ASM3632096v1, whole genome shotgun sequence genome, one window contains:
- the LOC139766810 gene encoding uncharacterized protein translates to MGCLKTLVAILCLGVTIADEVQQSVREKRGHGGSQYSGSYTSGGAGYHVVGGGGHGAFASEVANQAANQATAVAAGQSASAAAAYGAAASRAAAVSSAAARTAQAAAASKLNQAAQITQAAQGAQAAAFQEAAKTQLATVAEEEAMNTYNFAVATANDIDAAHAEAQALVTQTYQALQHARAVRASQASMAWEAQQAANSLNQQQNLSINDLKSAQAAAAQATAASSKALHKAKGSSGFGNYH, encoded by the exons ATGGGTTGCCTCAAGACCCTCGTCGCTATCCTCTGTTTGG GCGTGACTATCGCCGATGAAGTCCAGCAGTCAGTGCGA GAGAAGCGCGGACACGGCGGCAGCCAATATTCCGGGAGCTACACCAGTGGCGGCGCAGGCTACCacgtggtaggtggtggtggccacgGAGCCTTTGCATCCGAAGTCGCCAACCAGGCAGCTAATCAAGCTACCGCTGTTGCCGCTGGCCAATCGGCATCCGCTGCTGCCGCATATGGAGCTGCAGCTAGTAGAGCAGCTGCAGTTTCTTCAGCCGCAGCTCGGACAGCTCAGGCCGCAGCAGCAAGCAAACTCAATCAGGCTGCACAAATCACTCAGGCTGCTCAGGGAGCACAGGCCGCAGCCTTTCAGGAAGCCGCCAAGACCCAGCTAGCCACTGTCGCCGAAGAGGAAGCCATGAACACATACAATTTTGCCGTAGCGACGGCTAACGACATCGACGCCGCCCATGCAGAGGCTCAGGCGCTAGTTACCCAAACATACCAGGCGCTGCAACATGCCCGGGCGGTTCGTGCCTCTCAAGCATCCATGGCTTGGGAAGCTCAACAGGCAGCCAACTCCCTCAACCAGCAGCAGAATCTTTCAATCAACGATTTAAAATCAGCACAGGCAGCAGCTGCACAAGCTACGGCAGCATCGTCCAAGGCTCTGCACAAGGCCAAAGGTAGTAGCGGATTCGGCAACTATCACTAA